The following coding sequences are from one Nicotiana tabacum cultivar K326 chromosome 1, ASM71507v2, whole genome shotgun sequence window:
- the LOC142163004 gene encoding uncharacterized protein LOC142163004: MVEELKKLTGRVQSVEGGKGIDGLNYEDFCIQPDVELPEGYKLQKFEMFDGTGDPKVHLKTYCDKLVGVVKDERIRMKLFMRSLTRDALSWYISQNPKKWVNWESMASDFKDQFRFNMENAPDIFYIQNLNKKPTETFHEYATRWRSEAVKVRPALEEEQMNKFFVRAQDPQYYERLMVIENHKFSDIIKLGKKIEEGIKTGMVTNVEALQATNKALQLGVFPKRRKQGQ, from the coding sequence ATGgtggaggaactcaagaaacttactggCCGGGTCCAAAGTGTCGAAGGTGGTAAAGGCATCGATGGTTTAAATTATGAGGATTTTTGTATTCAACCAGACGTAGagctgccagagggttacaaactacaaaagttcgaaatgttcgacgggACAGGTGATCCAAAGGTACATTTGaaaacatattgtgacaagcttgtaggggTTGTCAAGGatgagagaatccgcatgaagttgttcatgaggagtctcACTAGAGATgccctgtcttggtacatcagtcaaaacccaaagaaatgggttaattgggAGAGCATGGCGTCAGATTTTAAGGACCAGTTCAGGTTTAACATGGAAAATGCACCggacattttctacattcaaaatcttaaTAAGAAGCCAACTGAAActttccacgagtatgctactcgatggagatcTGAAGCTGTGAAAGTAAGACCAGCATtggaagaagaacagatgaataagttctttgtcCGAGCCCAAGATCCGCAGTACTACGAGAgactgatggttattgaaaaccataaattttccgacatcatcaaattgggaAAAAAGATAGAAGAAGGGATTAAGACCGGAATGGTGACAAATGTTGAAGCACTCCAGGCTACAAACAAAGCCTTGCAGTTAGGGGTATTTCCAAAAAGAAGAAAGCAGGGGCAATGA